A genomic window from bacterium includes:
- a CDS encoding sigma-54 dependent transcriptional regulator produces MRANVLVVDDDPPVLEALSLMLQDNYNPIPVSSGVEAIERVQKSPDIDLVLLDVNMPDTDGIETLRQLKQHDSQLDVIMVTANNTAEAAVKTIKYGAYDYVTKPFDIAELTVIINRALEKRKLTKMNEVLSTEIKRLAAYDIIGKSAAMESVFSLIDKVADADSTVLIEGESGTGKELVARELWKRGNRKTNPFVAVNCAAIPSELVESEFFGHERGAFTSAVSRKIGKFEYASNGIIFLDDIGELPLPVQAKLLRVLQEKEIVRVGSNEVIPVDVRVIAATNVDLKELIKQRRFREDLYYRLKVVPIEIPPLKVRREDIPLLVEHFVRVSLERHNKPLKKIEAEAMSLLVNYNWPGNVRELENMLEMVVLLSNGNTIAASDLPSNILTNQALTETMDSEGEAISLKKARHQFEKQFILRVLEKLRWNQTKAAKVMGIHRNTLIIKMDELGIRRQ; encoded by the coding sequence ATGAGAGCGAATGTCCTGGTTGTTGACGATGATCCCCCCGTTTTAGAAGCACTAAGCCTAATGTTGCAGGATAATTATAATCCCATTCCTGTTTCCAGCGGAGTTGAAGCGATTGAGCGTGTTCAAAAATCTCCCGATATTGATTTGGTTTTACTGGATGTGAATATGCCTGACACCGATGGTATTGAAACCCTGCGTCAACTTAAACAGCATGATTCTCAACTCGATGTTATTATGGTGACCGCCAATAACACAGCGGAAGCAGCAGTCAAAACCATTAAATATGGCGCGTATGATTATGTTACCAAACCTTTTGATATTGCAGAACTAACTGTCATTATCAATCGCGCATTGGAAAAAAGAAAACTTACTAAAATGAATGAGGTTCTCAGTACTGAAATTAAACGGCTGGCTGCGTATGATATCATTGGCAAGAGCGCGGCCATGGAGAGTGTTTTTTCATTGATTGATAAAGTGGCGGATGCCGACAGCACAGTCTTAATTGAAGGTGAAAGCGGTACGGGCAAGGAATTGGTTGCCCGGGAGTTGTGGAAAAGAGGGAACCGGAAAACAAATCCCTTTGTTGCAGTGAATTGCGCCGCGATTCCCAGCGAACTTGTTGAAAGTGAATTTTTCGGGCATGAACGCGGCGCATTTACCTCGGCAGTGTCGCGTAAAATCGGGAAATTTGAATATGCCAGTAATGGTATTATTTTCCTTGATGATATTGGGGAATTGCCCCTGCCGGTACAAGCAAAGCTGCTGCGCGTACTTCAGGAAAAAGAAATTGTCCGCGTGGGTTCCAATGAGGTTATTCCGGTTGATGTTCGCGTGATTGCTGCCACCAATGTGGATTTAAAAGAATTAATCAAACAGCGCCGTTTTCGTGAAGACTTGTACTACCGTTTGAAAGTTGTGCCAATTGAAATACCGCCGTTGAAAGTACGCCGTGAGGATATTCCGCTTTTGGTTGAGCATTTCGTTAGGGTTAGTTTGGAACGCCACAATAAACCGTTAAAAAAAATTGAAGCGGAAGCCATGAGTCTTTTGGTGAATTATAACTGGCCAGGTAATGTCAGAGAATTGGAGAATATGCTGGAGATGGTTGTGTTGCTCTCCAATGGTAATACGATTGCAGCCAGTGATTTGCCATCAAATATCTTGACAAATCAGGCATTGACAGAAACAATGGATAGCGAAGGTGAGGCGATTTCACTTAAGAAAGCCCGGCACCAGTTTGAAAAGCAATTTATTTTGCGTGTTTTAGAAAAATTGCGTTGGAACCAAACCAAAGCAGCCAAGGTGATGGGAATCCATCGCAATACGCTTATTATTAAAATGGATGAATTAGGTATTCGCCGTCAATAA